One window from the genome of Spirosoma rhododendri encodes:
- a CDS encoding acyltransferase, whose translation MLKKLITCLLPWSLRRRALNRWFGYRIAPTARIGMAWIFPDMLVMDEHSYIDHLTVAINLSRVELGAHATIGRGNWITGFPINTNSAHFRHQTNRQPSLSLGESAAITKNHHIDCTDQIRIGRFSTIAGYQTQLLTHSIDVFENRQNSAPIHIGDYTFVGTNSVVLGGATLPDRSVLGAKSLLNKEYHEEWMLYAGVPAKPVQGIPSSARYFTRAEGFVV comes from the coding sequence ATGCTTAAAAAACTAATCACCTGCCTGTTGCCCTGGTCGCTGCGCCGGCGCGCGCTGAATCGCTGGTTCGGCTACCGCATCGCGCCGACGGCCCGTATCGGCATGGCCTGGATTTTCCCCGATATGCTCGTCATGGATGAGCACAGCTACATCGATCACCTGACGGTGGCTATCAACCTGAGTCGGGTGGAGTTGGGGGCGCACGCTACCATCGGACGGGGCAACTGGATCACGGGTTTCCCGATCAACACCAACTCGGCCCACTTCAGGCATCAGACCAACCGGCAACCCTCGCTTTCGCTGGGCGAGTCGGCTGCGATCACCAAAAATCACCACATCGACTGCACCGATCAGATTCGGATCGGCCGGTTTTCTACCATCGCCGGGTACCAGACCCAACTGCTGACCCATTCGATCGACGTATTTGAAAACCGGCAGAACAGCGCGCCCATTCACATCGGCGACTACACGTTTGTCGGCACCAACTCGGTCGTGCTGGGTGGGGCTACCCTTCCCGACCGGTCTGTGCTGGGAGCCAAGTCGCTGCTGAATAAAGAATACCACGAGGAATGGATGCTTTACGCGGGCGTACCGGCCAAACCGGTGCAGGGCATCCCGTCGAGCGCCCGTTATTTCACCCGCGCCGAGGGTTTTGTCGTATAA
- a CDS encoding glycosyltransferase family 4 protein translates to MRIILIGNYPPDQQESMERFAQMLRAGFQQVDLATTIWRPGVLFGKPFRHTKTGMGKWLGYIDKWVLFPLQLRWRVSQLTRSGEAVRFHVCDHSNAPYLAHLPADRTGVTCHDVLAIRGAMGYADAHCPASGFGKILQRWILHYLSRARNVACVSDLTRRQLEELAGTTAAQRPGWQVIHNTFNGDFWPMDTLAARQHLREQGIALPGPFMLHVGSDMPRKNRAMLLKMVAQAGTRWNGAICFAGAAIDDSLRSLANELGLTDRVVSVAGPDHKTLVALYSACDTFVFPSFSEGFGWPLIEAQACGAPVIASDVEPMPEVSGGTALHADPTDPAAFAQALLTLQQGDNRADYRQRGLTNAARFAPEAIMHAYLRLHNLTPVSVA, encoded by the coding sequence ATGCGTATCATCTTGATTGGCAACTACCCACCCGACCAGCAGGAAAGCATGGAACGCTTTGCGCAGATGCTGCGGGCGGGCTTCCAGCAGGTCGATCTCGCAACGACCATCTGGCGGCCGGGGGTACTGTTTGGCAAACCGTTCCGCCATACCAAAACGGGTATGGGCAAATGGCTCGGCTACATCGACAAATGGGTGCTGTTTCCGCTGCAACTGCGCTGGCGGGTTAGTCAGCTGACGCGGTCGGGCGAAGCGGTCCGGTTTCACGTCTGCGACCACTCCAACGCGCCGTACCTGGCCCACCTCCCCGCCGATCGTACGGGCGTCACCTGCCACGACGTGCTGGCCATTCGCGGAGCCATGGGCTATGCCGATGCTCATTGCCCTGCGTCGGGCTTTGGCAAGATTCTGCAACGCTGGATTCTGCACTACCTCAGCCGCGCCCGTAACGTCGCCTGCGTCTCGGACCTGACCCGTCGGCAACTCGAAGAACTGGCTGGCACAACGGCGGCTCAGCGGCCGGGCTGGCAGGTTATCCATAACACGTTCAACGGTGACTTCTGGCCGATGGACACGCTGGCTGCCCGGCAGCACCTGCGCGAACAGGGTATTGCGTTGCCCGGTCCGTTTATGCTGCACGTTGGCTCAGACATGCCGCGCAAAAACCGGGCTATGCTGCTGAAGATGGTGGCGCAGGCGGGTACGCGGTGGAACGGAGCTATCTGTTTTGCTGGAGCCGCCATCGACGATTCGCTACGCTCGCTGGCCAACGAACTGGGTCTCACCGACCGGGTAGTATCCGTCGCTGGCCCCGACCACAAGACCCTCGTTGCCCTGTACAGTGCCTGCGACACGTTTGTTTTTCCGTCGTTTTCGGAAGGGTTCGGCTGGCCGCTCATCGAAGCACAGGCCTGCGGAGCCCCGGTTATCGCCAGTGATGTCGAACCGATGCCCGAAGTAAGTGGCGGAACGGCCTTGCACGCCGATCCGACCGATCCGGCGGCTTTCGCACAGGCCCTGCTGACCCTGCAACAGGGTGACAACCGCGCCGACTACCGCCAGCGCGGACTAACCAATGCCGCCCGCTTTGCGCCGGAAGCTATCATGCATGCCTATCTCCGGCTGCACAACCTGACGCCCGTTTCTGTTGCCTGA
- a CDS encoding glycosyltransferase has protein sequence MRTCDVFCLPSIVEGRALVMQEAMSQGLPLIITANTGGADLVKEGETGFLVPIRSPQAIAEKLAWFLDNRSAIPAMGQQAQAHAATYTWKRYGTTIVDALHSLIA, from the coding sequence ATGCGGACGTGCGACGTGTTCTGCCTGCCGTCGATCGTGGAAGGACGGGCGCTGGTGATGCAGGAAGCCATGAGTCAGGGATTACCGCTGATTATCACGGCCAACACGGGCGGGGCCGATCTGGTGAAGGAAGGCGAGACCGGCTTTCTGGTACCCATCCGTTCCCCACAGGCTATCGCCGAGAAACTCGCCTGGTTTCTCGACAACCGATCGGCCATTCCGGCGATGGGCCAGCAGGCACAGGCGCACGCAGCCACCTACACCTGGAAACGCTACGGCACCACCATCGTTGATGCCCTGCATTCGCTGATTGCCTGA